A DNA window from Niabella yanshanensis contains the following coding sequences:
- a CDS encoding SDR family oxidoreductase: MTSLSTANISDKSFLITGGAGFIGSHLVEYLINAGAEKVRVLDNLATGSAANLKDFQHNSAFEFIEGDIRDMDICKASCEGIDFVSHQAALGSVPRSVNDPVTTNAVNISGFLNVLTAAKDSGVIRMVYAASSSTYGDHPNLPKLEDTIGAPLSPYAVTKYVNELYADVFSRLYNFHTVGLRYFNVFGPRQNPSGPYAAVIPLFMQSAVEDLQPTINGDGETSRDFTYIDNVVQANVKSFFSESVQQHEVVNIAYGQKTTLNALWNSIALLAGTNQVPLYGPERKGDVKHSLASIAKAAALINYEPTVSVEAGLERTFDWFKKNTPAVS, encoded by the coding sequence ATGACATCTTTATCTACAGCGAATATTTCTGATAAGAGCTTCTTAATTACCGGGGGAGCGGGTTTTATTGGCTCCCATCTTGTTGAATACCTCATAAACGCCGGCGCAGAAAAAGTTCGAGTACTGGATAATTTAGCTACTGGTTCAGCAGCTAATCTTAAAGATTTTCAACACAACTCAGCTTTTGAATTTATAGAAGGCGATATCAGAGATATGGATATTTGTAAAGCAAGTTGCGAAGGAATAGATTTTGTTAGTCACCAGGCGGCTTTGGGATCAGTACCAAGGTCAGTTAACGATCCTGTCACCACGAACGCGGTGAATATCAGCGGCTTTTTGAACGTACTGACTGCTGCTAAAGATTCGGGCGTTATCAGGATGGTGTACGCAGCAAGCTCCAGCACATATGGCGATCATCCAAACTTGCCAAAATTAGAGGATACTATAGGAGCACCTTTATCACCCTATGCTGTTACTAAATACGTCAACGAGCTGTATGCTGACGTATTCTCCAGATTGTACAATTTCCATACAGTAGGTTTGAGATACTTTAATGTATTTGGTCCCCGACAGAATCCCTCGGGACCGTACGCCGCCGTGATTCCGCTATTTATGCAGTCTGCGGTTGAAGATCTTCAGCCAACTATCAACGGCGACGGGGAGACTAGCCGGGACTTTACGTATATTGATAACGTGGTTCAGGCAAATGTTAAAAGTTTTTTTTCGGAATCCGTGCAACAACATGAGGTGGTCAACATCGCATACGGACAAAAAACTACATTAAACGCTTTATGGAATAGCATTGCTCTTCTTGCTGGCACAAATCAGGTTCCTCTATACGGTCCCGAGCGAAAAGGCGACGTGAAGCATAGTTTGGCGTCAATAGCTAAAGCGGCTGCTCTTATTAATTATGAACCTACCGTTTCTGTGGAAGCTGGACTTGAGCGTACTTTTGACTGGTTCAAAAAAAATACACCAGCAGTTTCATGA